From the Vibrio alginolyticus NBRC 15630 = ATCC 17749 genome, one window contains:
- a CDS encoding TraB/GumN family protein — MFRLLTLISSLLVTLTPFSSYAEPQHWLAKKGETELMIIGSVHVGDKTMYPLPRTVIQHLSQSAGLIIEADVRNSEGLVYPQTTILSKDVLDRAQRRHLIEIAQDLGLPETQLLNSPPWMAAFTIQLALVNKLGYVSDKGVDMHLIGLADKKQIPVIPLESVQFQIDLIAGQSEGGKEILLSSIEEYDGGEELVQCLIESWKSGDGSMLVEASLTDHTTEEFNQAFLYERNRDWAKKLDTGSVLPQQSGRYTVVVGGLHLVGKDNLIELLKNRGFNIKPLGKTRQANCDI; from the coding sequence ATGTTTCGTCTCTTGACGCTCATATCATCTCTACTTGTTACTTTGACTCCTTTTTCCTCTTATGCAGAGCCACAGCATTGGTTAGCGAAAAAAGGGGAAACCGAACTTATGATTATTGGCTCGGTACATGTGGGGGATAAAACGATGTACCCACTCCCTAGAACGGTCATCCAGCATTTAAGCCAAAGCGCAGGGTTGATTATTGAAGCAGACGTCAGGAATTCTGAAGGCTTGGTTTACCCACAAACAACCATTCTTTCTAAAGATGTTTTAGACAGAGCTCAACGTCGCCACTTAATTGAAATTGCCCAAGATTTAGGTTTGCCAGAAACTCAACTCCTAAATTCCCCACCTTGGATGGCAGCATTCACCATCCAACTCGCTTTAGTCAACAAACTGGGGTATGTCTCTGATAAAGGGGTCGACATGCACTTAATAGGACTCGCTGATAAAAAGCAAATCCCGGTCATTCCACTGGAGTCCGTGCAATTCCAAATCGATTTAATCGCAGGTCAATCAGAAGGCGGTAAAGAGATACTTCTCTCATCAATTGAAGAATATGATGGCGGAGAAGAGTTGGTTCAATGCTTGATAGAGAGTTGGAAGAGTGGTGATGGTAGCATGTTGGTCGAAGCCTCTTTGACCGATCATACAACAGAAGAGTTTAACCAAGCCTTTTTATACGAGCGTAATCGAGATTGGGCTAAAAAACTCGACACTGGCAGTGTTCTACCTCAGCAATCGGGTCGTTACACCGTTGTTGTTGGTGGCTTGCATTTAGTAGGTAAAGATAACCTGATTGAACTGCTTAAAAATCGGGGATTTAACATCAAACCACTGGGTAAGACGCGCCAAGCAAATTGTGATATCTAG